The DNA window GCCGCGAGGTAGTCGAACGAGGTGGCGCTCGTCGCGCCGCCGTTCCCTGCGCAGGCGGTCAGGGCGAGAGCGGTGACGCCGAGTGCGGCGATGGCGGTGGCCGACCGACGTTTCGGGGCCCGGTGCGCTGTGGACACATTTCCTCCTTGAAGATGTGGCAGTGATGGTGAGACGCGAGCGGTGACCGTCGCGAGCAAAGTTGAAGCGTTTCAATGGCCGAGGCTAACCGCGCTCGGCTCGCATGTCAAGCATCGGATCGGTCCCAATCACGGCGGCGGTTCCGGGTCGGCGAGTCGGCGCGGGAATGCACATTGACACGTTTCAAGTCTGGGGCGACAATGGGGGCGGTCGCCTCGTGGTCTCGATGCCGCGCGGACGGTCCAGTCAACGACGATGCACGGCGTCTGAACGCGCCGGACGAACGGAACGGAACCGCACATGAGGTTGCAGGGCAAGCGAGCGATCATCACCGGAGCAGCAGGAGCGCTCGGCCGGGTGATCGCCCAGAAGCTCGCCGCCGAGGGCGCCGACGTCGCCGGCCTCGACCTCAACGCCGCCGGCCTCGAGGAGACCGCGGAACTCGTCCGGGCGCACGGGGTGCGCGCCGCCTCGGCCACCGCCGACCTGACCGACTTCGACGCCGTGCAAGCCGCGGTCGAAGGCATCGTCGCCGAATGGGGTGGCGTCGACATCCTCCTGAACGGTGCCGGCGGCGGTGCCGTCAGCTTCTTCCACGAGATGACCTCCGAGACCTGGACGACGCAGATCGACCGCAACCTCAACTCGGTCTTCAACGTGACGCGTGCCGTCCTCCCCTCCATGCTCGAGCAGCGCTCCGGTCGCATCATCAGCATCGCGTCGATCGCCGCCGTCAGCGGTGGCCGCCTCGTGCGAGGGGCGACCGCCTACGCCGCGGCCAAGGCCGGTGTCGTCGGGCTCACGAAGGCCCTCGCGATCGAGGTCGCCGAGCAGGGCGTCACGGTGAACGCCCTCGCGCCCGGCGCGCAGGCCACGCCCGGCCGCGACAACGACACCCCGGAACGCCGCGAGGCCCTGCTCGCCCAGATCCCGACGCGGCTGCTCGGCGAGCCGGAGCACCTCGCGGAGACCGTCGTCTTCCTCGCCTCACCCGCCGCCGTGAACATCACCGGCCTCATCCTGCCGCTCGACGGCGGACACTCGATCTAGGCGACGGGGCGACGACGATGACGACGGGAGACGACATGACGCGGCTCGAGCGCGGCAAGGCCAAGTTCGACGAGGTGTACGGCGAGGGGAAGTCGGAGGGGCTCGTCGCGATGCAGACGGGTCTCGCGCAGGACCTCGCCCGCTTCGGGATCGAGTTCAACTTCGGGGACATCTACTCGCGCCCCGGCCTCACGCTGGCGCAGCGGGAGCTCATCACCCTGGCGGCGCTCGTCGCCCTCGGCGGCCTGGAACCGCAGCTCCGCGGGCACACGCGAGGTGCGATCAACGTGGGGTGCTCGGCCACGGAGATCCTCGAGACGGTCATCCACACCGTGCAGTACGCGGGGTTCCCGCGTGCGCTCAACGCCATCCGGGTCGTCACCGACGCCCTCATCGAGGTCGGCGTGGAGATCCCCGAACCCCTCGGGCCGGAGCCGCACCGCGATCAGGACTGACCGAGACGGGGCGATCTAGACTGAGCCGGGCCGCGGGAACGCTCCCGGGGCACGTGACACGAGGGCAGGGGTGAAGCATGGGACGAGTCGGCATCCGCGAGGTCGCGACGCTCGCCGACGTCTCCATGGGCACGGTCTCCCACTACATCAACCACCCCGACCGCGTCTCGCCCGAGAAGCAGGAGCGCATCCAGCGCGCCATCGACCAGCTCGGGTTCGTCCGCAACAACGCCGCCTGGCAGCTGCGCCTCGGCCGCAGCGGCACCATCGCCTACATCGCGCCCGACGTCAGCAACCCGTTCTTCGCGACGATCGCCGAGGGGGTCGAACAGCGCGCCGCCGAGGACGGTCTCTCCGTCTTCATCGCCAACTCCAACCGCAGTCGTGAGCGCGAGGACGCCTACCTCGGCATGTTCGAGGCGCAGCGGGTCCAGGGCATGCTCGTCGCGTCGCACGAGTCGGTGGAGGAGCGGCTGACGAGCATCCGGCAGCGGGGGATCCCCTCGGTCCTCGTCGGGCAGCTGGCCTCCTCGCCCGATCAGCCCTCGGTGTCCGTCGACGACGTGCGTGGTGGGTTCCTCGCGGCCGAGCACCTGCTGGCGACCGGCCGTCGGCGACTCGCCTTCGTCGGTGGTCCACTCGGCATCCGTCAGGTCGCCGACCGGTTCGAGGGGGCGAGCGCCGCCGTGGCCGCCGTGCCCGGGGCGACCCTCGAGGTGATCGCGGGCACCGAGCGCACGATCGCCGAGGGCCGCGAGCTCGGCCGGGCCATCGCCGCCCGCCCACCCGAGGCACGTCCCGACGCTGTGTTCGCCGTGAACGACCTGCTCGCCCTCGGCATCATGCAGACGCTCGTCGTCGAGCACGGGCTCCGCGTCCCGGACGACCTCGCGATCGTCGGCTACGACGACATCGAGTTCGCCGAGTCGTCGATCATCCCGCTCACCTCCGTGCGCGCACCGCACGAGGGGTTCGGTGTCGCCGCGGTGGAGCTGCTCCTCGGCGAGTTCGCCGTCGCGGAGGGTGCACCGACCCCACCGCCGTCCTCGCGCCACCTCGTCTTCCAGCCCGAGCTCGTCGTCCGGGCCTCCTCCGTCTGAGCGGTGCGCGTCAGGGCCGCGGCGCCTGCCGGGTGCCGGTGCGGATGCGGTACAGGGAGCTCGACGCGGTGATGTAGAGCGTCGAGCCGTCCTCGCCGCCGAAACAGACGTTGGCCGTGCGCTCCGGGACCGGGATGCGCAGGATGGTCGCGCCGGTGGGGTCGAAGACCTCGACGCCGTCGCCGGCCGACGACCAGACGTTGCCGTCGACGTCGATGCGGAAGCCGTCGGAGGCCGGGACGGCGGTCGCGGCGAAGGTCCGGCCGGGGGTGGCGCCGTGCTCCACCGAGACCCCGTCGGCGGCGACGTCGTAGGCGGCGATGCGCTGCGCTCCGTCACCGGTGTCGGAGACGTAGAGGATCGACTCGTCGGGGGAGAACGCGAGCCCGTTCGGGTGCACCATCGCCGTGATGACCGGCTCGACCGCTCCGGTGTCCGGCTCGAACCGGAAGACGAAGCAACCGTCGTACTCCTGCTCGCCGGGGTGACCCTCCCGACCGCTCGGATCGATCCCGTAGGGCGGGTCGGTGAACCAGATCGAACCGTCCGAGTGCACGACGACGTCGTTCGGGGAGTTGAACCGTCCGCCCGCCCACCGGGCGACGAGGGTGATCGGCCCGTCCGGCCCCTCGATCTCGACCGCGCGGCGCCCGTGGCTGCACTGCACGACCCGACCCTCGCGGTCGATCGTGCGTCCGTTCGTGTACTCGGCGGCGTCGCGGAACACGGCCGTCTCGCCGCTCGTCGCGTCGAACTCGAGGATGCGGTCGTTCGGGATGTCGCTCCAGCGCAGGCGGCCGGTCTCCGCGAGCCACGCGGGCCCTTCGCTCCAGATCGCACCCGTATACAGGTGTTCGAGCTCGGCGCCCTCCGCGAGCAGCGGTGCAGGATCGGTCATCGTGACATCGTCGTCGGTCATGACATCCAGCCTATTCGGCAGGTGCCGGTTTACGCCGGATCGATGGGGGAGGAGCCGAGGTTGCGGGCGGTCGGGCGCGTGACGGGCGGTTCGACGATCGACTCGAGGAACGCCCACGCGTCCATGCGCCAGCGGTCGCCGGCGACGTCGATCGCCTCGATCCGGAACGGCGGGGTGAGGATCGCGTCCCAGTCGATGGAGTCGAGCACGCGCCGCGGGATCATCTCGTCCACGTACGGGGCCTCGCGCTCCGGATCCGGAGCCACCTCGGGAGCGTCGCCGTCGACCAGGCCCTCGAGCCGGTCGATCATCGCGTCGTCGAACGCCTGCATGCGGGTGACGAGGGTGTGGAGCTCGTCGGCTTCGAGCCCGGCGACGAGTTCGAGGAGGTACGCGCGCCCCGGATAGGCGTCCGCCGGCACATCGACGATGTTGTACCGGCCGTCATCGGAGATCCACATGCGTCAACGGTAGCCCGTCATCGCTGGGGGCCGGGCGAGAGTGCGCCGTCGTTCAGGATTCCGGCGGCCGCTGCGTCGGGTGCACCGGGAGCTCGGCGGCCGGACGGACGAGTGCGGTCCGGCCGGGTTCCGCGAAGCCGAACTGCTCGTAGAGCCCGTGTGCGTCGCTCGTGAACAGCGTCCACCGGAAGTGCGCGCCGGGCCCGTCGTCGATCATCGCCTGCACGATGCGCTTGCCGAGACCGCGACCGCGGTGCGCCTCGAGCACGACGACGTCCGCGAGGTAGGCGAAGCCGAGCCCGTCGGAGACCGCACGGGCGAAGCCGACCTGCGCGCCGGTCTCCTCCTCGTACACGCCGATGACCCGCCAGGCGTCGTCGATCTGCGCCTCGACCTCGGCCCGGCTGCGCCACTTCGCCCAGTAGACCTCGCGGAGTGCGCCCCACGCGGCGTCGCGGTCGATGCGGTCCTTCGAGTCGTCGACGAGGTAGCCCATCGCTCCACTGTATGGCGGCGGGAAGCGGGGTTCCGAGTGCCGATCCGGGGTCGGTGGACCGATCGTCATCCGGCGACACGTGGAATAGCCGCGCGGCCCTCCGCCTTACCGTGAGAGAGGCACACGCCTGAACCGAAGCTCTGGAGGATCATCAGATGACTCACGCCCGCACCACCCTCGGAACGTCCGACCTGTCCGTCTTCCCGCTGAACCTCGGCGGCAACGTGTTCGGCTGGACCGCCGACCGGCAGACCTCGTTCGACATCCTCGACGCCTTCGTCGCGGGCGGCGGCAACTTCATCGACACCGCCGACGGCTACTCCGCGTGGGTCCCGGGCAACACCGGTGGCGACTCCGAGCGCCTCATCGGCGAGTGGCAGGAGCTGCGCGGCAACCGCGACGAGCTCGTCATCGCGACGAAGGTCAGCCAGCACCCCGACTTCCAGGGACTCGCCGCCGACAACATCCTGAAGGCCGCCGACGCGTCGCTCGAACGCCTCCGCACCGACCACATCGACCTCTACTACGCGCACTTCGACGACGAGTCCGTCCCGCTGGAGGAGACGGTGACCGCGCTGTCGTCGCTCGTCGACGCGGGCAAGGTCCGTTACCTCGGTATCTCCAACTACTCCGCCGCCCGCATCGCCGAGTGGTTCGAGATCGTCGAGGCCAAGGGGCTGCACCGCCCGATCGCCCTCCAGCCGCACTACAACCTCGTCGAGCGTGAGTTCGAGGGGGAGCTGCGCACCATCGCCGAGCGCGAGCAGCTCGCCGTGCTGCCCTACTTCTCGCTCGCGAAGGGCTTCCTCACCGGGAAGTACCGCGAGGGTGCGAGCGTCGACAGCGTCCGCGCGGAGGGTGCCCAGGCGTACCTCGCCGACCACGCCGCGCTCCTGCCCGTGCTCGACGAAGTGGCATCCGCCCACGGTGTCTCGGTCGCGACGGTCTCGCTCGCGTGGCTCCGTTCGCAGCCGACCGTCGCCGCGCCGATCGCGAGCGCCCGCACCGTCGAGCAGCTGCCCGACCTCCTCGCCTCCGCGACCCTCGAGCTCTCCGCCGACGAGCTCGCGGCGCTCACCGCCGCCTCGGTCGCCTAGCGCGCTCCGTCGGTCCCCGGTCCGTGTGTCTCCACCGGTCCCTGAGCCTGTCGAAGGGCGCACCTCGACAGGCTCGGTGACCGGTGGGTTCGGCGACCGGCGGCAGGTGACCGAACCCCGCCAGGCTCGTCGGAGCTGCCGGAAACACCCCGGCAACATGGGGCCGAGTAGAGTCGGGCCATGGGCGATCTGTTCAATGGCTACGGCGGCACACTGGCTCCGCGCAAGACGGTGAGCGGTGTCCCCGCCTTCGACGAGATGTTCGGCGAGGCGGCGGAACACGCCGGTGGCGCGACGGCCAGACGGGCGTATCAGGAGATCTACACCTCCCTCGCACGCATGACCCAGGAGGAGCTCCGCGGGCGCACCGACGCCCTCGCCAGCTCCTATCTCGCGCAGGGCGTCACCTTCGACTTCGCCGGTGAGGAGCGTCCGTTCCCGCTCGACGCGGTCCCGCGGGTGATCGAGCAGCAGGAGTGGACGCAGGTCGAGGCCGGCATCAAGCAGCGGGTCAAGGCGCTCGAGGCGTTCCTCGCTGACGTCTACGGCCCGCAGCTCGCGGTGCGCGACGGCGTCATCCCCGCCAAACTCATCTCCTCGTCCTCCCACTTCCACCGGCAGGCCTACGGGATCCAGGCGGCGAACGGCGTCCGCATCCAGGTCTCCGGCATCGACCTCATCCGCGACGAACACGGCCAGATGCGCGTCCTCGAGGACAACGTGCGCGTCCCGTCCGGCGTCAGCTACGTCATCTCGAACCGCCGGGTCATGGCGCAGACCCTCCCGGAGCTCTTCGTCTCGATGCGGGTGCGCCCCGTCGGCGACTACCCGAACAAGCTCCTGCAGGCCCTCCGTGCCTCGGCCCCACCCGGTGTCGAGGACCCGAACGTCGTCGTGCTCACCCCCGGCGTGTACAACTCCGCCTACTTCGAGCACACCCTGCTCGCGCGCCTCATGGGTGTCGAGCTGGTCGAGGGCCGCGACCTCTTCTGCTCCGGCGGCAAGGTGTTCATGCGCACCACGGCCGGCCCCACCCGCGTCGACGTCATCTACCGTCGCGTCGACGACGAGTTCCTCGACCCGCTGTCGTTCCGCGCCGACTCGATGCTCGGCTCGCCCGGCCTGATGCTCGCGGCCCGCCTCGGCAACGTGACGATCGCGAACGCGGTCGGCAACGGGGTCGCCGACGACAAGCTCGTCTACACGTACCTGCCCGACCTCATCAAGTACTACCTCGCCGAGGACGCGATCCTCCCGAACGTCGACACCTGGCGTCTCGAGGACCCGCTCGCCCTGGAGGAGGTGCTCGACCGGCTCGACGAGCTCGTGATCAAGCCCGTCGACGGCTCGGGCGGCAAGGGGCTCGTCGTGGGGCCGGACGCCTCGAAGGAGGAGCTCGCGACCCTGAAGACGAAGCTGCAGGAGGACCCGCGCGGCTGGATCGCGCAGCCGGTCGTCATGCTGTCCACCATCCCGACCCTCGTCGAGGACGGCATGCGTCCACGCCACGCCGACCTGCGGCCCTTCGCGGTCAACGACGGCAACGACGTGTGGGTCCTGCCGGGCGGCCTGACCCGCGTCGCGTTGCCGGAGGGTCAGCTGGTCGTGAACTCCAGTCAGGGTGGTGGCTCGAAGGACACCTGGGTCGTCGGCCGTGCCTACGACCCGAACGCCGCTCCCGAGGCCTCGTCGCACGACATCCAGGGGCTCGTCGCCGAGCAGGCCACGACGGAGACGACGTCGATCCCGATCATCTACGACCACGGCACGACCCCGGAGCACTCGCCCCAGGACCGGCCGACGGGCAACCAGGACCAGCAGGAGCAGCAGCAGCAGGCGCGTGCGGACGCACCGTCTGAGCGTGTCGACGGGCAGGAGGACGCAGCATGCTGAGCCGGATCGCCGAGAGCCTGTTCTGGATCGGTCGCTACATCGAGCGGAGCGACGGCACCGCCCGCATCCTCGACGTCCACCTGCAGTTGCTGCTGGAGGACCCGTGGATCGACGAGGACACCGCCTGCCGTTCGCTGCTGTCCGTGATGGGGAGCGACGCACCGGCCGACCAGGAGCTCACGCGCCAGGACGTCCTCGCGCAACTCGCCGTCGACCGCACCCACCCGGCGTCGATCGCCTACTCCCTGGGCGCCGCTCGCGAGAACGCCCGTCGTGCCCGCGAGATCGTGTCGACCGAGCTGTGGGAGTGCCTCAACACCACCCGGGCGCGGATGCCCCGACGGGTCGCGAGCGACAAGGTCCACGAGTTCTTCGGCTGGGTCCGCGAACGCTCGGCGCTCGCCGT is part of the Plantibacter sp. Leaf314 genome and encodes:
- a CDS encoding carboxymuconolactone decarboxylase family protein produces the protein MTTGDDMTRLERGKAKFDEVYGEGKSEGLVAMQTGLAQDLARFGIEFNFGDIYSRPGLTLAQRELITLAALVALGGLEPQLRGHTRGAINVGCSATEILETVIHTVQYAGFPRALNAIRVVTDALIEVGVEIPEPLGPEPHRDQD
- a CDS encoding circularly permuted type 2 ATP-grasp protein gives rise to the protein MGDLFNGYGGTLAPRKTVSGVPAFDEMFGEAAEHAGGATARRAYQEIYTSLARMTQEELRGRTDALASSYLAQGVTFDFAGEERPFPLDAVPRVIEQQEWTQVEAGIKQRVKALEAFLADVYGPQLAVRDGVIPAKLISSSSHFHRQAYGIQAANGVRIQVSGIDLIRDEHGQMRVLEDNVRVPSGVSYVISNRRVMAQTLPELFVSMRVRPVGDYPNKLLQALRASAPPGVEDPNVVVLTPGVYNSAYFEHTLLARLMGVELVEGRDLFCSGGKVFMRTTAGPTRVDVIYRRVDDEFLDPLSFRADSMLGSPGLMLAARLGNVTIANAVGNGVADDKLVYTYLPDLIKYYLAEDAILPNVDTWRLEDPLALEEVLDRLDELVIKPVDGSGGKGLVVGPDASKEELATLKTKLQEDPRGWIAQPVVMLSTIPTLVEDGMRPRHADLRPFAVNDGNDVWVLPGGLTRVALPEGQLVVNSSQGGGSKDTWVVGRAYDPNAAPEASSHDIQGLVAEQATTETTSIPIIYDHGTTPEHSPQDRPTGNQDQQEQQQQARADAPSERVDGQEDAAC
- a CDS encoding aldo/keto reductase: MTHARTTLGTSDLSVFPLNLGGNVFGWTADRQTSFDILDAFVAGGGNFIDTADGYSAWVPGNTGGDSERLIGEWQELRGNRDELVIATKVSQHPDFQGLAADNILKAADASLERLRTDHIDLYYAHFDDESVPLEETVTALSSLVDAGKVRYLGISNYSAARIAEWFEIVEAKGLHRPIALQPHYNLVEREFEGELRTIAEREQLAVLPYFSLAKGFLTGKYREGASVDSVRAEGAQAYLADHAALLPVLDEVASAHGVSVATVSLAWLRSQPTVAAPIASARTVEQLPDLLASATLELSADELAALTAASVA
- a CDS encoding SMP-30/gluconolactonase/LRE family protein; protein product: MTDDDVTMTDPAPLLAEGAELEHLYTGAIWSEGPAWLAETGRLRWSDIPNDRILEFDATSGETAVFRDAAEYTNGRTIDREGRVVQCSHGRRAVEIEGPDGPITLVARWAGGRFNSPNDVVVHSDGSIWFTDPPYGIDPSGREGHPGEQEYDGCFVFRFEPDTGAVEPVITAMVHPNGLAFSPDESILYVSDTGDGAQRIAAYDVAADGVSVEHGATPGRTFAATAVPASDGFRIDVDGNVWSSAGDGVEVFDPTGATILRIPVPERTANVCFGGEDGSTLYITASSSLYRIRTGTRQAPRP
- a CDS encoding GNAT family N-acetyltransferase, with amino-acid sequence MGYLVDDSKDRIDRDAAWGALREVYWAKWRSRAEVEAQIDDAWRVIGVYEEETGAQVGFARAVSDGLGFAYLADVVVLEAHRGRGLGKRIVQAMIDDGPGAHFRWTLFTSDAHGLYEQFGFAEPGRTALVRPAAELPVHPTQRPPES
- a CDS encoding SDR family NAD(P)-dependent oxidoreductase, translated to MRLQGKRAIITGAAGALGRVIAQKLAAEGADVAGLDLNAAGLEETAELVRAHGVRAASATADLTDFDAVQAAVEGIVAEWGGVDILLNGAGGGAVSFFHEMTSETWTTQIDRNLNSVFNVTRAVLPSMLEQRSGRIISIASIAAVSGGRLVRGATAYAAAKAGVVGLTKALAIEVAEQGVTVNALAPGAQATPGRDNDTPERREALLAQIPTRLLGEPEHLAETVVFLASPAAVNITGLILPLDGGHSI
- a CDS encoding LacI family DNA-binding transcriptional regulator; its protein translation is MGRVGIREVATLADVSMGTVSHYINHPDRVSPEKQERIQRAIDQLGFVRNNAAWQLRLGRSGTIAYIAPDVSNPFFATIAEGVEQRAAEDGLSVFIANSNRSREREDAYLGMFEAQRVQGMLVASHESVEERLTSIRQRGIPSVLVGQLASSPDQPSVSVDDVRGGFLAAEHLLATGRRRLAFVGGPLGIRQVADRFEGASAAVAAVPGATLEVIAGTERTIAEGRELGRAIAARPPEARPDAVFAVNDLLALGIMQTLVVEHGLRVPDDLAIVGYDDIEFAESSIIPLTSVRAPHEGFGVAAVELLLGEFAVAEGAPTPPPSSRHLVFQPELVVRASSV